The DNA sequence ATGATTGAAGATGATGAACAGATCTGCGAAGTGGTGAAAGATTACTTTACCAGAGAAAGTGAAAATGAGATCGTGGTACGGACGGCACAGAACGGACAGGACGGGCTGGATTTATTTGAGACGGAACGGGTGGATCTTGTATTGTTAGACATCATGCTTCCGGGAATGGACGGCTTTGCGATCTGCCGGGAGATGCGCAGGACGAGCATGGTTCCGATCCTGTTTTTAACAGCCAGAAGTTCCGAACGGGATATCCTGCTTGGATATGATCTCGGCTGTGACGATTATATCATCAAACCATTTTCCCTTGTGACCTTATATGCGAAATGCAAGGCACTGATCAGACGATCAAAGGATATCAGCAGAACCGGAGAACTGGTCTGCGGCAGGATACATATGAAGCCGTCGGAGTACAGGGTTCTTGTGGATTCTCAGGAAATTGAACTTGCGCCGAAAGAGTTTGCATTGTTACGGATGCTGCTCGAGAACAAAAACAAAACTGTGGCAAGGGAACGACTGCTGATCGGGGTATGGGGCTATGATTATGATGGCAGTGATCGTTGCGTGGATAATCACATTCGAAAGATCCGAAAACATCTTGGAAGTGCAGGAAAGCAGATTAAAACAGTGATAGGAAATGGATATCAGATACGGGGTGATGACGATGAAAAAGAACAAAAACAATAAAAAAAGAAATGCCATATTGTCGGAGCGGCAGAAAAGAAAAAGACAAAAGGTAAGAAGAAAATGGATATGGATTTCATCTGGCATTATAGCAGTCAGCATAATGTTGTATCTGCTGGTGATCGGTTATTACAGAAATCAGGTCAATCTGGAATTAAAAGAATATTTTCAGGTGTCAACAAATAGTGTCAGTGCAAGTTTGGCTGAATGTCAGGAAGATATTGCAGGTATGACAGATATAGAGGAAGCCCGTAATAGAATACAGGAGATCTTTGCGGAGGAAAATACACCATATTTTTTGACAGCAGTTTACAGGCGGCATTTGGAAAGCTCAGATGCAGTAGACAATATAGAAGAAAAAGACGATGTAAATGTTGCAGATGAAAATCAAGAAACAGAAACTACGAAGCATACAGACGAAAATGATACAGAAAAATTAGAACAACAGGTACAGGATATAGAGGATGATATGGAGCAGATGCAGTCCGAAGTACAGATGTATTCACCGATTATGCCTTCTTTCCGGCAGGTGGTTCAAAATGCTGATGCAGGGGAATTTGCATGGAGTCTTCATGGCAGAGTAGATGATGCCAATCAGTATAGTAAGACGAGCAGGTATTTGTTGGATAAGATGGAGACCCTCGGAACATATCCGGAAGATACAACAGAGAGTATAAGTGGTTATCTGGGTGAAAACTATTATTTTAAAAGTCAATATATCGTTTTTGACAATGATATATACTATATCGTATCCGCTATGTATGCAGATCCATTTGGCTGGCATACAGAAGGCATCTGGTTATTTTATGGAGGGCTTGCAGTTGTATTTCTCATTATAATTGCAACGATCCTGACTGCGTTTATATCCTGTAGACGGACATTTTCACAGATGGAAGATGCAGAGAGAAAAGAAACGGTTATTACAGCACTTGCACATGATGTAAAAAGTCCATTGATGGCAATTTCCGGGTATGCAGAGAATCTGAAACAGTTAAACCAGACAGGAGAGTGCCGGCATTACATAGATGTTATTTTGGAAAATACATCTTACATGAATGAACTTTTATGTCAGTTAAGCGAGTATATCAAGCTTGGTAAAATGGAAGCGTTACAGACAGAGTCTGTAAGCATCGAACAGATATGGGAGCCGTTACAGGAACGGTATCAGAATCTTCTGGATGAAAAAGGTCTGGAGGTAAGAATGTCAGGAAACTGTACGGTAAAAGGTGATCCGCTGATGCTTTCCCATATGTTAGAGAATCTGTTTGTAAATGCAATTAAGTATTCACTGAAAGGAAGTGTGATCCGGCTGGTATTAAAGGAAGATCATCTGATCCTTAGCAATCCGATGGAACAGTCGATTGCAACCGATCCGGAGGAGTTATGGAAGCCATTTGTAAAGGGAGACGAAACAAGAACCGGCAGAAGCGGAAGCGGAATCGGATTGAGCATCGTGCAGGAAATCATGCAGATATTCGGCTACCACGGAAGTTTAAAAACAGAAGACGGTGAATTTGAAGTAACAATTTATTTTTAAATAGAGAGTAGAAATTTTAAATAGTAGATTGACAGTGGTCTTACTATTATGTAACAAGCCTATCTGAATGTCTTGTGTAATAATAGGTAAGACCACTGTCAATCTGTTGTGTATAGTTTGTGTTCAAATACGCCAGAA is a window from the Lachnospiraceae bacterium GAM79 genome containing:
- a CDS encoding response regulator transcription factor — encoded protein: MTYQILMIEDDEQICEVVKDYFTRESENEIVVRTAQNGQDGLDLFETERVDLVLLDIMLPGMDGFAICREMRRTSMVPILFLTARSSERDILLGYDLGCDDYIIKPFSLVTLYAKCKALIRRSKDISRTGELVCGRIHMKPSEYRVLVDSQEIELAPKEFALLRMLLENKNKTVARERLLIGVWGYDYDGSDRCVDNHIRKIRKHLGSAGKQIKTVIGNGYQIRGDDDEKEQKQ
- a CDS encoding HAMP domain-containing histidine kinase — its product is MKKNKNNKKRNAILSERQKRKRQKVRRKWIWISSGIIAVSIMLYLLVIGYYRNQVNLELKEYFQVSTNSVSASLAECQEDIAGMTDIEEARNRIQEIFAEENTPYFLTAVYRRHLESSDAVDNIEEKDDVNVADENQETETTKHTDENDTEKLEQQVQDIEDDMEQMQSEVQMYSPIMPSFRQVVQNADAGEFAWSLHGRVDDANQYSKTSRYLLDKMETLGTYPEDTTESISGYLGENYYFKSQYIVFDNDIYYIVSAMYADPFGWHTEGIWLFYGGLAVVFLIIIATILTAFISCRRTFSQMEDAERKETVITALAHDVKSPLMAISGYAENLKQLNQTGECRHYIDVILENTSYMNELLCQLSEYIKLGKMEALQTESVSIEQIWEPLQERYQNLLDEKGLEVRMSGNCTVKGDPLMLSHMLENLFVNAIKYSLKGSVIRLVLKEDHLILSNPMEQSIATDPEELWKPFVKGDETRTGRSGSGIGLSIVQEIMQIFGYHGSLKTEDGEFEVTIYF